The following proteins are co-located in the Rhodopirellula islandica genome:
- a CDS encoding Gfo/Idh/MocA family protein: protein MSDRREFLKTSAAAATISAATFTAATTTQPASAAPAGSNERMRIGFIGPGGRGFGAHVKSLCKHHQAGRKIELVAVAEVFESQRDTVADYIEKATKTKPAKYVDYRDMIEKENLDAVCIGTPDHWHHRQTIDALEAGLNVYCEKPMTKTVQEAFDVEDKWRASGKVMQVGVQSTSLPVWNEVNALLREGKLGKVLGFQTEYFRNSDVGQWRYYKLTPDMTPKTIDWKRWLGTEHDLAEDIPFDREVYKQWRRFWPFGSGMFTDLFVHRTTSMLKATGLRVPGRVVGAGGIYLEYDGRDVPDVATVVADFNEGVQGLVTATMCNEESRVNQLIRGHYGTFAFGNGESFDGFDFIPERGPVTHVRQEAERITTNPIDNTTMAHFANWLDACEAGDPSLCNNQPDLGAAAMSVVNLGAQSYRQGKVFFVDEDHQISDQDPGWAAKWEQRSANGGPVAHIPGWNAGEYGSEQRDPDYMQYGGPWIDGKDPSQG, encoded by the coding sequence ATGAGCGACCGACGCGAATTCCTCAAAACCTCCGCTGCTGCCGCGACGATCTCGGCCGCGACCTTCACCGCCGCCACCACCACCCAACCTGCCTCGGCGGCCCCCGCTGGCAGCAACGAACGCATGCGAATCGGGTTCATCGGCCCCGGTGGCCGTGGCTTTGGCGCTCACGTCAAATCGCTCTGCAAACACCACCAAGCTGGCCGCAAGATCGAACTCGTCGCCGTCGCTGAAGTCTTCGAGTCTCAGCGTGACACCGTTGCCGACTACATTGAAAAAGCGACCAAGACCAAACCGGCCAAGTACGTCGACTACCGCGACATGATCGAGAAGGAAAATCTCGACGCCGTCTGCATCGGAACCCCGGACCACTGGCACCACCGCCAAACCATCGACGCGCTGGAGGCCGGACTGAACGTCTACTGCGAAAAGCCGATGACCAAAACGGTCCAAGAAGCCTTCGACGTGGAAGACAAATGGCGGGCCAGCGGCAAAGTCATGCAGGTCGGTGTGCAATCGACGAGCCTCCCGGTTTGGAACGAAGTCAACGCGTTGCTTCGCGAAGGCAAGCTCGGCAAGGTCCTGGGATTCCAAACCGAGTACTTCCGAAACTCGGACGTCGGCCAGTGGCGCTACTACAAACTCACCCCTGACATGACTCCCAAAACCATCGATTGGAAACGTTGGCTGGGCACCGAGCACGATCTCGCCGAAGACATCCCCTTCGACCGCGAAGTCTACAAGCAATGGCGTCGCTTCTGGCCCTTTGGTAGCGGCATGTTCACGGATTTGTTCGTGCACCGCACCACTTCGATGTTGAAAGCCACCGGCCTTCGCGTGCCCGGCCGAGTTGTCGGTGCCGGTGGCATCTACCTCGAATACGATGGCCGCGATGTGCCTGATGTTGCCACCGTGGTTGCCGACTTCAACGAAGGTGTCCAAGGCTTGGTCACCGCGACCATGTGCAACGAAGAATCACGCGTCAATCAATTGATCCGTGGCCACTACGGCACCTTTGCCTTCGGCAATGGCGAATCGTTCGATGGGTTTGACTTCATTCCCGAACGCGGACCCGTGACCCACGTGCGACAAGAAGCCGAACGGATCACCACCAACCCCATCGACAACACCACCATGGCGCACTTCGCCAACTGGTTGGACGCTTGCGAAGCTGGTGATCCATCGCTCTGCAACAATCAACCTGACCTTGGTGCCGCCGCCATGTCGGTCGTCAACCTCGGTGCCCAAAGTTACCGCCAAGGCAAAGTCTTCTTCGTCGACGAAGACCACCAGATCTCGGACCAGGACCCCGGTTGGGCCGCCAAGTGGGAACAACGATCTGCCAACGGCGGCCCTGTCGCCCACATCCCAGGCTGGAACGCCGGCGAATACGGCAGCGAACAACGTGACCCTGATTACATGCAATACGGCGGCCCTTGGATCGACGGCAAAGACCCGTCCCAAGGCTAA
- a CDS encoding class I SAM-dependent methyltransferase — protein MIPNIDPAEDIVAYNRAAWDSQVRKGNRWTIPVSPEEIQRARQGDWSIVLTPEKPVPHEWFPDFKGTPVEVLCLAGSGGQQAPILAAAGAKVTVFDNSPAQLSQDQLVAEREGLEINLVQGDMADLSELADESFDLIVHPCSNCFVPNVLPVWKEASRVMKPGGNLLSGFVNPLLYVFDDQLMEQGEFKVCHKIPYSDLTSLSAEQRQAYLDDDETFCFGHTLADQLGGQIEAGLVLTGLFEDRWSDWPISDHIPTFLATKATKL, from the coding sequence ATGATTCCAAACATTGATCCTGCAGAGGACATCGTCGCCTACAACCGGGCGGCGTGGGACAGCCAGGTGCGAAAAGGAAATCGCTGGACGATTCCTGTTTCGCCCGAGGAAATCCAGCGAGCTCGCCAGGGTGACTGGAGCATCGTTCTGACACCTGAAAAGCCCGTTCCGCACGAGTGGTTCCCTGATTTCAAAGGCACCCCTGTTGAAGTGCTTTGCCTGGCGGGCAGTGGAGGGCAACAAGCTCCCATTCTCGCCGCGGCAGGTGCCAAGGTGACTGTGTTTGACAACTCACCCGCCCAACTGTCCCAGGATCAATTGGTCGCCGAACGGGAAGGCTTGGAAATCAACCTCGTCCAAGGCGACATGGCAGACCTTTCCGAATTGGCCGACGAGTCGTTTGACCTCATCGTTCACCCCTGTTCCAACTGCTTTGTGCCCAACGTCCTCCCGGTTTGGAAAGAAGCCTCGCGGGTCATGAAGCCTGGCGGGAATCTGCTTTCGGGATTCGTCAATCCACTCCTCTATGTCTTCGACGATCAATTGATGGAGCAGGGCGAATTCAAGGTTTGTCACAAAATCCCCTACTCGGATCTCACAAGTCTTTCTGCTGAGCAACGGCAAGCCTACCTCGACGACGATGAGACCTTCTGCTTTGGTCATACCCTGGCGGACCAACTGGGCGGCCAAATCGAAGCGGGACTGGTCCTCACGGGACTCTTCGAAGACCGCTGGTCCGACTGGCCCATCTCGGATCACATCCCCACCTTCCTCGCCACCAAAGCGACCAAGCTGTAA
- a CDS encoding GNAT family N-acetyltransferase, protein MSDSNPFGSLGRFILVIIPETPEHLDAVRQLTIEAFAASPFGHNGEADLIDAIREQCAHTLSLVAIEEDRIVGHILFSPAEIHTLDANGVGPTVSGPDVLGPNMLGMGLAPMSVHPSHQRRGIGAMLVKEGLRRLDELGNRFTIVAGHPEYYPRFGFRPAQEFSVSHGFQGMPQDVFFLRPGPSQDDEFSGGRAHYHSVFGPQHEGS, encoded by the coding sequence TTGTCTGATTCAAATCCATTCGGCTCCCTTGGACGCTTCATTCTTGTGATCATCCCCGAAACGCCCGAGCACTTGGACGCGGTCCGACAACTGACGATCGAGGCGTTCGCTGCCTCACCCTTCGGACACAATGGCGAGGCTGATCTCATCGACGCCATTCGCGAACAATGTGCACACACACTTTCGTTGGTGGCGATCGAGGAGGATCGCATCGTCGGGCACATTCTGTTTTCACCCGCTGAGATCCACACCCTGGATGCCAATGGTGTTGGCCCCACCGTTTCGGGTCCCGATGTCCTGGGCCCCAATATGCTGGGCATGGGACTGGCTCCGATGTCGGTGCATCCATCGCACCAACGCCGCGGCATTGGTGCGATGCTGGTCAAGGAAGGACTCCGGCGCCTCGATGAACTTGGCAACCGATTCACGATCGTTGCCGGGCATCCGGAATACTACCCTCGATTCGGTTTTCGCCCGGCCCAAGAGTTCTCCGTTTCGCACGGTTTTCAGGGGATGCCACAGGATGTGTTCTTCCTCCGCCCAGGGCCGTCCCAAGACGATGAGTTCTCCGGCGGTCGAGCCCACTACCATTCCGTCTTCGGACCACAACACGAAGGATCATGA
- a CDS encoding di-heme oxidoredictase family protein, translating to MTHITVDPRSPFFDDADDRQERGAFRHSAMEFFPGLVSGNTLSFNTIVHDASTRPGYDVIRQRLTVGVPNGLSSEWFDPQQRTVEAIAEQPVIAGRYESLDYYLSQRNTTPLHGMGLVEMISLDRLNAIALSQTRSSGGIISGRVAGKYGWRGQVDTLSGFVAGACATELGLNVGDTIRQSADPADPRYVSLAPDITTNQVADLTSYVAGLPAPNMQMLSGDERKQVRRGKRVFHSIGCATCHIENVVPANGIYSDLLLHDMGPELQDPFPAPAYHLTSSSSANPVGAYSNRYGRGGGTVSGPGTERDRRGPRGDRGRSNSRSNEAVVATGTPIAIPMDYPEQPQFPRGKVKEVDVKVRYPLSWDALQREWKTPPLWGVADSAPYLHDGRAETLAEAILWHGGEANQSKRNYVRLSEGQKQLLETFLESLKAPVE from the coding sequence GTGACTCATATCACAGTGGATCCGCGGTCCCCGTTCTTTGATGATGCGGATGACCGCCAGGAACGTGGTGCATTCCGCCACTCAGCCATGGAATTCTTTCCCGGTCTGGTTTCGGGCAACACGTTGTCTTTCAACACCATTGTCCATGACGCCTCCACTCGTCCCGGATACGACGTTATCCGTCAACGTTTGACTGTCGGCGTTCCCAACGGGCTCTCTTCCGAGTGGTTCGATCCGCAGCAGAGAACCGTGGAGGCGATAGCGGAACAACCGGTGATCGCAGGACGGTACGAGTCACTCGACTACTACCTCAGTCAACGGAATACAACGCCGCTGCATGGCATGGGGTTGGTCGAGATGATCTCGCTGGATCGATTGAATGCGATCGCTTTGTCCCAGACCCGTTCCTCGGGAGGAATCATCTCCGGGCGAGTGGCAGGCAAATATGGCTGGCGGGGCCAAGTCGATACGTTGTCCGGATTTGTTGCGGGCGCCTGCGCGACGGAGTTGGGGCTGAATGTTGGCGATACGATCCGACAATCTGCTGATCCAGCGGATCCTCGCTATGTCAGTCTCGCACCCGATATCACCACGAACCAGGTCGCGGATCTGACGAGTTACGTCGCCGGTCTTCCCGCTCCCAACATGCAAATGTTGTCGGGAGATGAACGCAAGCAGGTGCGTCGTGGAAAAAGGGTGTTTCATTCGATTGGATGTGCAACCTGTCACATTGAAAATGTGGTTCCGGCGAACGGCATTTATAGCGACCTGTTGTTGCACGATATGGGGCCCGAATTGCAAGATCCTTTTCCGGCTCCGGCGTATCATTTGACCAGCTCCTCTTCAGCGAATCCTGTGGGGGCGTACTCCAATCGCTATGGCCGTGGTGGGGGAACGGTTTCGGGACCTGGGACCGAACGGGATCGCAGGGGCCCGCGAGGCGATCGCGGCCGTTCCAATTCGCGGTCCAACGAGGCGGTGGTTGCAACCGGGACGCCCATTGCGATCCCGATGGACTATCCCGAGCAACCGCAGTTTCCCCGCGGGAAAGTCAAAGAAGTGGACGTGAAGGTGCGGTACCCACTTTCCTGGGACGCATTGCAACGAGAGTGGAAGACGCCGCCACTGTGGGGAGTTGCTGATTCAGCACCCTATCTTCACGACGGCCGAGCCGAAACCTTGGCAGAGGCGATCCTGTGGCATGGCGGAGAAGCGAATCAATCCAAACGCAATTACGTGAGGCTGAGCGAAGGCCAAAAGCAGTTGCTGGAAACGTTCTTGGAAAGCTTGAAGGCACCCGTCGAGTGA
- a CDS encoding DUF1552 domain-containing protein, producing the protein MLSRRNLLQGFAAGAGVAMGAPLLSERLLASPIGNTTPKRVIFFMQNQGFDPKTCIPAGMKHSGSLAKAKLPEPISALEPYKERLHIINGLHGLHTSPSHSAFFGALGGYRGSDGVPPSGSTIDYELSKVLPETLLPHLCIGMDSIENMKTKPTIATLSASGAGQPIFMHSNPNHLYQMLYGGISSGEIRLQHEARSSVLSQIELLAAAKGQSLPASDQQRYGQYVQGFQEVNGLRDRLDTVSDHLREFAPKVDDRYTNPEFETDWHDCLLDLGISALTSGITNTLTIGSGRGEIFGAWKGLGIDQQGHNLGHMDQPDNPIWIKIRQYNSRMLVRIMEKLDSVPEGSGTMMDNTVIVYTSNNADKQHTNGANWPVMLLGNFDGAFKSGCFTQVEGKRPINALYTSLLRAAGQNVDRFNMDDKMAKKFDDSTGPLKEVLA; encoded by the coding sequence ATGCTCAGTCGTAGAAACTTGTTGCAAGGATTCGCAGCAGGCGCCGGTGTAGCCATGGGTGCCCCGCTTCTTTCCGAGCGTCTTCTGGCATCCCCCATCGGAAACACGACTCCCAAGCGGGTCATCTTCTTCATGCAGAACCAGGGCTTCGATCCCAAGACCTGCATCCCGGCTGGGATGAAGCACAGTGGGTCCCTGGCGAAAGCCAAATTGCCTGAACCCATCAGCGCTCTGGAGCCCTACAAAGAACGACTGCACATCATCAACGGTCTGCACGGACTTCACACCAGCCCCTCGCACAGTGCGTTCTTTGGCGCACTGGGTGGGTACCGTGGCAGTGACGGGGTGCCGCCGAGTGGCTCGACGATCGATTATGAACTGAGCAAAGTTCTACCGGAAACACTGCTGCCACATTTGTGCATCGGCATGGACTCGATCGAGAACATGAAGACCAAACCGACGATCGCGACTCTGTCCGCCAGCGGTGCGGGCCAACCGATTTTCATGCATTCGAATCCGAATCATCTCTATCAGATGCTTTACGGCGGCATCTCATCCGGCGAGATTCGGCTGCAGCACGAAGCCCGTTCGAGCGTGCTGAGCCAAATCGAATTGTTGGCCGCGGCCAAGGGCCAATCGCTGCCAGCCTCCGATCAACAACGCTACGGGCAATACGTCCAAGGCTTCCAAGAAGTCAACGGTTTGCGTGATCGTCTCGACACCGTTTCGGATCACTTGCGCGAATTCGCTCCGAAGGTGGATGATCGATACACCAACCCGGAATTTGAAACCGACTGGCACGATTGCTTGCTCGACCTGGGCATCTCAGCTCTCACATCGGGAATCACCAACACGCTGACCATCGGGTCGGGCCGTGGCGAAATCTTCGGTGCCTGGAAGGGCCTCGGGATCGATCAACAAGGGCACAACTTGGGCCACATGGACCAACCTGACAATCCGATCTGGATCAAGATTCGCCAATACAACAGTCGCATGCTGGTCCGGATCATGGAAAAACTGGACAGCGTGCCAGAGGGAAGCGGCACGATGATGGACAACACCGTGATCGTGTACACCAGCAACAACGCCGACAAACAGCACACCAACGGAGCCAATTGGCCCGTCATGTTGCTGGGCAACTTCGACGGCGCCTTCAAGAGCGGATGCTTCACACAGGTCGAAGGCAAACGTCCGATCAACGCGCTCTACACCTCGCTGTTGCGAGCCGCCGGCCAAAACGTGGACCGCTTCAACATGGACGACAAAATGGCGAAGAAGTTTGACGACAGCACCGGACCACTCAAGGAAGTGTTGGCGTAA
- a CDS encoding DUF1588 domain-containing protein, producing the protein MWKSSRSDCGRLLAIACLLFGIRPLAIAETYTPGESVDQDYAAFAEPFLVNHCIDCHGESDPEGDLSLENLGPVDEINASVWTSVWAQVSLKEMPPPDMTQPEVIERLKFSDWIVDELSRAMQDKGGFHAHRDPNKGNFLDHELLFGSLPDGIQLKPTSSPARIWRVTPQEHITRLNELINSEPQYDPSKPGLRTHGDVVPTNHGGELKLYFGVDRIIKWQGGTVAYATSVKSVPAVLSSARDHGLENYPDFTTVNSAEATQIMGIASEIIRYMADGPLSIAEPYQITDDPQSIADKMKGDLRGLPTSLVYSTEVLRPLTPVYDLMQADEITEERMRAAVDFLFEALTFRPPTPIESDAYLAILEQAIDKLGTNDGAVLGLSSIFLDRDALFRPELVKNGQADRHGRVMLQDWELGLAMNHALRYLQPDDVLRQAIVDGRMRTREDVKREVVRMLEDDSIRKPRILRFFREYFDYDLGGYICKDTRALGETGVNNKGVVHYNAMFDATASTDRLIELILEEDTDVLKQLLTTDKVVAGKYDNVYFGKQRSREEIAASVAAQKAAAKEAAKAAAIQLAEWKKANPGKEPPEEKPAAKKPNINHAVTEAKLTGPAIFARVSRRSFGRGSMKPERTLATVPGGQRLGILTHPSWLVSHSDAMDNHAIRRGRWIQERLIGGCIPDVPITVDAMLPDEPRTSLRERMRVTREDYCWTCHRKMDPLGFPFEMYNHAGLYRELEHRQPVDTTGEIIDSGDPELDGKVANAFELIQRLAESERAEQVFVRHAFRFWMGRNETLNDAPVLQAAHQAYRDNNGSMKALLVSLLTSDAFLYRTRSEAKLVAAH; encoded by the coding sequence ATGTGGAAGTCCTCCCGAAGTGATTGCGGACGCCTGCTTGCGATCGCGTGCCTGCTGTTTGGCATCCGCCCCCTGGCCATTGCCGAAACATACACACCTGGTGAATCAGTTGACCAAGATTACGCTGCGTTTGCTGAACCGTTTCTTGTCAATCACTGCATCGACTGTCATGGCGAGTCCGATCCGGAAGGCGATCTTTCGCTAGAGAACTTGGGGCCGGTCGACGAGATCAACGCCAGTGTTTGGACCAGCGTCTGGGCACAGGTCAGCTTGAAGGAGATGCCGCCGCCGGACATGACGCAGCCCGAAGTGATCGAGCGATTGAAGTTCTCCGATTGGATCGTCGACGAACTCTCACGAGCGATGCAGGACAAGGGTGGTTTCCACGCTCACCGTGATCCCAACAAAGGCAACTTCCTCGATCACGAATTGCTCTTTGGTTCTTTGCCCGATGGCATTCAGCTGAAGCCCACCTCTTCACCGGCTCGAATCTGGCGTGTCACCCCTCAAGAGCACATCACGCGGCTGAACGAGTTGATCAACTCAGAACCGCAATACGATCCATCCAAACCGGGACTTCGCACGCACGGGGACGTCGTCCCCACCAACCACGGCGGCGAACTGAAGCTGTACTTCGGTGTCGATCGCATCATCAAGTGGCAGGGAGGCACAGTCGCCTACGCCACGTCTGTCAAGAGCGTGCCCGCGGTCCTCTCATCGGCTCGTGATCATGGATTGGAAAACTATCCCGACTTCACGACCGTCAACAGCGCCGAAGCGACCCAGATCATGGGAATCGCCAGCGAGATCATTCGATACATGGCCGACGGGCCACTCAGCATCGCGGAACCGTATCAAATCACCGACGATCCCCAGTCGATCGCCGACAAAATGAAGGGCGACCTTCGCGGCCTGCCCACCAGTTTGGTCTACAGCACCGAAGTCCTGCGTCCACTCACGCCGGTCTATGATCTCATGCAAGCGGACGAGATCACCGAGGAACGGATGCGTGCCGCGGTGGACTTCCTGTTCGAAGCCTTGACCTTCCGTCCGCCCACCCCGATCGAATCGGACGCCTACTTGGCGATCCTCGAGCAAGCGATTGACAAGCTGGGCACAAACGACGGCGCGGTCCTTGGATTGTCATCGATCTTTCTCGATCGTGACGCTCTGTTCCGGCCCGAGTTGGTAAAGAACGGCCAAGCCGACCGCCACGGACGCGTCATGCTGCAAGACTGGGAATTGGGTTTGGCGATGAACCATGCCCTGCGTTACCTGCAACCCGACGACGTGCTACGGCAAGCCATCGTGGACGGACGCATGCGAACGCGTGAGGACGTGAAGCGGGAAGTCGTGCGGATGCTCGAAGATGACAGCATTCGCAAACCTCGCATCCTCCGATTCTTCCGCGAGTACTTTGACTACGACCTTGGCGGCTACATCTGCAAAGACACCAGGGCGTTGGGCGAGACCGGTGTGAACAACAAGGGCGTCGTCCACTACAACGCAATGTTCGACGCGACCGCGAGCACCGATCGTTTGATCGAATTGATCCTGGAAGAGGACACCGATGTACTGAAACAACTGCTGACCACGGACAAAGTGGTGGCAGGCAAATATGACAACGTCTACTTCGGCAAGCAACGTTCGCGAGAAGAGATCGCTGCCTCGGTCGCGGCCCAGAAAGCGGCCGCGAAGGAAGCAGCCAAAGCAGCAGCGATCCAGTTGGCGGAGTGGAAAAAGGCTAACCCCGGCAAAGAACCACCGGAGGAGAAACCAGCCGCCAAGAAACCCAACATCAACCACGCCGTCACGGAAGCCAAGCTCACGGGCCCCGCCATTTTCGCTCGCGTGAGTCGTCGCAGCTTTGGACGCGGATCCATGAAGCCCGAACGCACTTTGGCGACGGTCCCCGGAGGTCAACGTCTCGGTATCCTGACGCATCCGAGTTGGTTGGTGTCGCACTCCGACGCGATGGACAATCACGCGATTCGTCGCGGTCGTTGGATTCAAGAACGACTGATTGGAGGCTGCATTCCCGATGTTCCGATCACGGTCGATGCGATGTTGCCGGACGAACCACGCACATCGCTTCGCGAACGCATGCGAGTGACACGCGAAGACTACTGCTGGACCTGCCACCGCAAAATGGACCCGCTCGGGTTTCCGTTTGAAATGTACAACCACGCGGGACTGTATCGAGAACTGGAACATCGCCAGCCCGTCGACACGACGGGCGAGATCATCGATTCGGGAGATCCGGAACTGGACGGCAAAGTCGCGAACGCCTTCGAGCTGATTCAAAGGCTGGCCGAAAGCGAACGTGCCGAACAAGTGTTCGTCCGCCACGCGTTTCGGTTCTGGATGGGTCGCAACGAGACGCTCAACGACGCTCCCGTTTTGCAAGCCGCCCATCAAGCGTACCGGGACAACAACGGCAGCATGAAAGCCCTGCTGGTATCATTGCTGACCTCCGACGCGTTTCTGTATCGCACACGAAGCGAAGCAAAGTTAGTCGCCGCGCACTGA
- a CDS encoding MFS transporter, whose translation MKSDQHDVERSPRSRFANFPFDPSAVPFFYGTVVLVCGTLGVLASAPGQTVGVSVFTDFLIEAHELSRSWISFAYLAGTIGSAVLISRAGRYYDRFGGRWVSAGSAAMLALVLMAMSFSDVIAGAAASVLPGSYRNGVSFAVLTLGFFAMRFFGQGMLTLSSRNMVLEWFEQRRGMALAFIGISIAFGFSITPAFFEWLIQRGGWAWAWQTIAIIVAVFSLLAVVFARSRPEEHGMLPDGPFAKENRKAHAETLSGRDFTLSEARRTYSFWVFTFSVVLSGLLLTAFSFHVVSIFADAGMSRARAVSIFVPAAFVSVVVEFVGSWLSDFVKLKYLAMVQSLGSLILALSLSFLDANISVVFVVLGMGLMQGMFGIISGVTWPRFFGRMHLGAISGFSTSIVVAGTAIGPYLFSVAHDQVGVYRPATLLCAVAAVFLIAASWRADRPV comes from the coding sequence ATGAAATCTGACCAACACGATGTCGAACGCTCCCCGCGTTCAAGGTTCGCGAATTTTCCCTTCGATCCATCTGCGGTGCCATTCTTTTACGGAACGGTGGTGTTGGTGTGTGGAACGCTGGGCGTTTTGGCGAGTGCGCCGGGACAAACCGTTGGTGTTTCGGTTTTCACGGATTTTCTGATCGAGGCACATGAGTTGTCGCGAAGTTGGATCAGTTTCGCTTATTTGGCTGGAACAATCGGCAGCGCGGTGTTGATCAGTCGAGCGGGACGTTACTACGATCGGTTTGGCGGAAGATGGGTGTCCGCCGGTTCGGCCGCGATGTTGGCTCTGGTGCTGATGGCCATGAGCTTCTCGGACGTGATCGCGGGGGCCGCCGCATCCGTCTTGCCCGGTTCCTATCGAAATGGTGTGTCGTTTGCTGTTTTGACCCTTGGTTTCTTTGCGATGCGATTTTTCGGGCAAGGCATGCTGACGTTGTCGTCTCGCAACATGGTTTTGGAGTGGTTTGAACAGCGGCGTGGGATGGCGCTGGCGTTCATCGGTATTTCGATTGCATTCGGCTTTTCAATCACGCCCGCGTTTTTCGAGTGGTTGATTCAGCGGGGCGGATGGGCCTGGGCATGGCAGACGATCGCGATCATCGTGGCTGTGTTTTCGCTGCTCGCGGTGGTCTTTGCCCGATCGCGTCCCGAGGAACACGGCATGCTGCCCGACGGACCGTTTGCGAAGGAGAATCGCAAAGCACACGCGGAAACGTTGAGTGGACGGGATTTTACACTGTCGGAAGCCCGACGAACGTACAGCTTTTGGGTGTTCACTTTCAGTGTGGTGTTGTCGGGATTGTTGCTGACAGCGTTCTCGTTCCACGTCGTGTCGATTTTTGCGGACGCGGGGATGTCACGTGCCCGGGCGGTTTCGATCTTTGTTCCCGCGGCATTCGTCAGCGTGGTGGTCGAATTCGTCGGCAGTTGGCTCAGCGACTTTGTCAAATTGAAATACCTCGCGATGGTGCAATCGCTTGGCAGTTTGATCCTCGCGTTGAGCCTCTCGTTCTTGGACGCGAACATCTCCGTTGTGTTCGTCGTGTTGGGGATGGGGTTGATGCAAGGCATGTTCGGCATCATTTCGGGTGTCACCTGGCCTCGTTTTTTCGGTCGCATGCACCTGGGTGCGATCTCGGGGTTCTCGACGTCGATCGTCGTCGCGGGGACCGCGATTGGTCCTTACCTGTTCAGTGTTGCGCACGATCAAGTCGGCGTGTATCGACCGGCAACGTTGCTGTGTGCCGTCGCGGCCGTGTTTCTGATCGCGGCGTCCTGGCGAGCCGATCGCCCGGTGTGA
- a CDS encoding DUF1589 domain-containing protein, whose translation MSAGIDRQATPTDRSNPNHRPNEPPHDASSRRPCSTWQPSQCFGTKRGVITNQPSIMMANPPASHHRQVQPGLRLQ comes from the coding sequence ATGTCAGCGGGGATTGACAGACAGGCCACCCCAACCGATCGAAGCAACCCAAACCATCGCCCCAATGAACCCCCACATGATGCATCCTCCCGTAGGCCATGTTCCACATGGCAACCCAGCCAATGCTTTGGAACCAAGCGAGGCGTGATCACAAACCAACCATCCATCATGATGGCGAACCCACCGGCCAGCCACCATCGCCAGGTACAACCTGGCCTACGTCTTCAATGA